From the Candidatus Methylomirabilota bacterium genome, the window CCTCCCAGCGCTGATAGAAGAGGCGCTGGTTGTTCTCCGAGATGTAGCGCTCGGAGACGAGGCCGGGGTACTCCGGATGCGGGCCGGCGTGGCCCAGGCCCATCGACAGATCTTGCGGATACCGTCGTCCGAGCGCGCTCCGGCTCGCGTCGGTCACCTGCCGCCAGTTGTCCACGTCGTCCTGCTCGAACATGCCGGCGGCGCCGTTGTTGGCCTGGCTCCCGATGCGGATGATCCGCTTGATCGCCTCCGGCGCCGCGCGGTCGAGCAGCACGAAGTGCCAGAACTCGGTCCGGAGCGGGCCGCGGGGCAGGGCCAGCCGCAGGCCGAGGATGCCGTTGGGGAAGATCGAGTGATTGCCGAGCTGCACCCGCCGCGCGCGCAGCCGGCCGAGCCGCCGCTCGACCTCGGGCAGCGTGTCCTCGTGGTAGGCCTTGAAGATCTGGAAGGTCTCGCTCGACACCCCGTGCACGTAGCGGGGCATGCCGTCGTCGGCGTCGCGGAAGGTGATCGAGTGCCCGTTGACGAAGGCGTGCTTGTTCGGGCTCTCGAACTGATCTTTGTGCGAGAGGTGCGGGCGACCGATGTACTCGGTCTGCACCCGCGCGCTGGAGAGATGGGTGGTGGGGACGTGGTAGTTGTCGGAGCAGTTGTCCGCCATCGTCTTCCAGTTGACCGGCTCGAGCCACTTCATCGGGCCCAGGGCCTGCGTGCCGCCGTCGCGCCGGTTGAACACGGTGTCGAGGTACCAGCGCGCGTCGCCCAGGTAGGCCTCGAGGCTCGGGGCGTCCTGGGCCCAGGTGGCGAAGACGATGCCCGCGTAGGTCTCGACGCGCGCCTCGATGAGGCCGAGCGAGGCTCGGTCGAGCGCGTCGTAGTAGGCCTCCGACGCGCCGGCCACGTGGACGAGGGCGCCGTCGTTGCCGTAGGTCCACCCGTGATACGTGCACATGAAGCGCCTGGCGTTGCCGTCGTCGCAGCGCACCACGCGGTTGCCCCGGTGGCGGCACATGTTCAGCAGCGCGTGCAGGCGGCCCCCGCCGTCGCGGGTCAGGATGACCGGGTCCTCGCCCATGTAGGTGTGGAAGAAGTCGTCGGGCTCGGGCACCAGGCTCTCGTGGCCGATCATCAGCCAGGCGCGGCCGAAGATGCGCGCCATCTCGTCGTCGTAGACCGCCTGCTCGCTGAAGATGCGGCGGTCGATCTTGCCGGTGGCGGGGTCGATGACCGCGTACTTCCGGGTGGCGCCCATGCCGCGATCCTCCTTCTCGCGGTCATTATATAGGCGAGCGACGGCAGGATGTAGCGGCGGGCCGGCGGCCGGGGCTCGGCGTGATATCATCCGCGGCAACGACACCGCTCTCGCGCGGAGGAAACCTCATGCCGTCATCGCCCCCCGTCGCCTTCAGCCACTTCGGCATCCACGTCACCGACATCGCGCGGATGGAGGACTTCTACACC encodes:
- a CDS encoding SRPBCC family protein; this encodes MGATRKYAVIDPATGKIDRRIFSEQAVYDDEMARIFGRAWLMIGHESLVPEPDDFFHTYMGEDPVILTRDGGGRLHALLNMCRHRGNRVVRCDDGNARRFMCTYHGWTYGNDGALVHVAGASEAYYDALDRASLGLIEARVETYAGIVFATWAQDAPSLEAYLGDARWYLDTVFNRRDGGTQALGPMKWLEPVNWKTMADNCSDNYHVPTTHLSSARVQTEYIGRPHLSHKDQFESPNKHAFVNGHSITFRDADDGMPRYVHGVSSETFQIFKAYHEDTLPEVERRLGRLRARRVQLGNHSIFPNGILGLRLALPRGPLRTEFWHFVLLDRAAPEAIKRIIRIGSQANNGAAGMFEQDDVDNWRQVTDASRSALGRRYPQDLSMGLGHAGPHPEYPGLVSERYISENNQRLFYQRWEEFMNAGSWADISIDPIKADFEGTATMQG